From the genome of Ziziphus jujuba cultivar Dongzao chromosome 6, ASM3175591v1, one region includes:
- the LOC125419087 gene encoding metallothionein-like protein type 2 — protein sequence MSCCGGNCGCGTACKCGSGCGGCKMYPDLSYSEKTTTETFITGVAPEKPHFEGSEMEVGAENGGCKCGDNCTCNPCTCK from the exons atgtcTTGCTGTGGAGGAAACTGTGGCTGTGGCACTGCTTGCAAGTGCGGCAGCGGCTGTGGAGG ATGTAAGATGTACCCTGACTTGAGCTACTCAGAGAAGACCACGACAGAGACCTTTATCACCGGCGTAGCTCCCGAGAAGCC ACACTTTGAGGGATCTGAGATGGAAGTGGGAGCGGAGAATGGAGGCTGCAAGTGCGGAGACAACTGCACCTGCAATCCATGCACTTGTAAATGA